The Malus domestica chromosome 06, GDT2T_hap1 genome has a segment encoding these proteins:
- the LOC103437672 gene encoding putative pentatricopeptide repeat-containing protein At5g37570, which translates to MKAAKVAKNHPNKKADGAASLLKSCASLCHLKQIHAHIVRSNLHRNASLASTLISFYASLCASPRYTHLVFTSFPNPNLSLSLFNHAVRAFSKISVLCFEAVSLYSQMVSVGIRPDNYTYPFVLNSCAALSDLCGGTEVHGRIVKMGFGFCVPVSNALVDMYG; encoded by the coding sequence ATGAAAGCAGCAAAGGTCGCCAAAAACCATCCCAACAAAAAAGCAGACGGAGCTGCCTCTCTGCTCAAATCCTGCGCTTCGCTCTGCCACCTCAAACAAATCCACGCCCACATAGTCCGATCAAACCTTCACCGGAACGCCTCCTTAGCCTCCACTCTCATCTCTTTCTACGCCTCTCTCTGCGCCTCGCCTCGCTACACCCACCTCGTCTTCACCTCTTTCCCCAacccaaatctctctctctctctcttcaaccACGCCGTCAGGGCTTTCTCTAAGATCTCCGTGCTCTGTTTCGAGGCGGTGAGTTTGTATTCGCAGATGGTTTCGGTTGGAATTAGACCTGATAACTATACGTACCCTTTTGTGCTGAATTCGTGCGCTGCGTTGAGTGATCTTTGTGGCGGGACTGAGGTCCATGGACGCATTGTgaaaatgggttttgggttttgtgttcCGGTTTCGAACGCTTTGGTTGATATGTATGGGTAA
- the LOC103437673 gene encoding pentatricopeptide repeat-containing protein At4g16835, mitochondrial-like: MISGYSQNGRPSEALSLFRRMEKARVKPDAFTMTAVISALAQLGPADLANWIGSYVDREGIEQNEQVLTALVDMHAKCGNMGEACAIFEKIPLKDVFSYSAIITGLASNGHGVKALEIFQRMLAENIEPDRFTFVGVFTACCRAGLVEDGMGYWESMVKDYNIEPDADHFTCIVDMLGRAGKLNEASDLVKGMPVGPQPGALGALLAACRTYGNVEIAESAAEQLFI; encoded by the coding sequence ATGATTTCAGGGTATTCCCAAAATGGGAGGCCAAGTGAAGCACTTTCACTTTTCCGGAGAATGGAAAAGGCACGAGTAaagccagatgctttcaccatGACAGCTGTGATCTCTGCATTGGCACAGTTGGGTCCTGCAGATCTGGCAAACTGGATTGGATCATATGTGGATAGAGAAGGCATAGAACAGAATGAACAAGTGCTTACTGCACTAGTTGACATGCATGCCAAATGTGGGAATATGGGAGAGGCATGCGCCATATTTGAAAAGATCCCCCTAAAGGATGTTTTCTCTTACAGTGCAATAATCACAGGTCTTGCTTCAAATGGTCATGGGGTCAAAGCGCTCGAGATCTTCCAGAGAATGCTGGCAGAAAATATTGAACCTGATCGCTTCACATTTGTTGGGGTATTCACTGCCTGTTGCCGTGCAGGACTCGTTGAAGATGGAATGGGGTACTGGGAAAGCATGGTTAAAGATTACAACATTGAGCCTGATGCTGATCACTTTACTTGCATAGTTGATATGCTGGGACGTGCTGGGAAACTCAATGAGGCCAGCGATTTGGTCAAGGGAATGCCTGTGGGGCCACAGCCAGGAGCACTAGGAGCCCTTCTTGCAGCATGTAGAACATATGGAAATGTCGAGATTGCAGAAAGTGCTGCTGAGCAACTCTTCATTTAG